In one window of Marinifilum sp. JC120 DNA:
- a CDS encoding phosphoadenosine phosphosulfate reductase produces MTEINASSPLDAKVAHSAGLMSGMLEMYPPERIAVAWTGGKDSTVVLALWREVLKSKGKEASLVLVTQALSIDTGIKFPEVMSFRDRIALQWGVDVKVIRPNVDLATYPVAEDPVKCCADLKIKPLQKAIEEFEIDLLITGIRRDEHPSRAGRRYMEVRDDPDHTLLNPILEWTEMDIWSFITMHQIPHCELYDQGYRSLGCQPCTVKGGSSEREGRSAAKERNLEQLTSMGYF; encoded by the coding sequence TTGACTGAAATAAATGCATCCTCGCCTCTTGATGCCAAAGTGGCTCATAGTGCTGGCCTCATGTCCGGTATGCTGGAAATGTATCCGCCGGAACGCATTGCCGTGGCTTGGACCGGGGGCAAGGATTCCACCGTGGTACTGGCTCTTTGGCGGGAGGTGCTTAAAAGCAAGGGCAAGGAAGCCTCGCTGGTACTGGTTACGCAGGCCCTCTCCATTGATACCGGGATCAAGTTTCCCGAAGTAATGTCTTTCCGGGATCGTATTGCCTTGCAGTGGGGAGTTGACGTAAAGGTTATCCGACCCAACGTAGACCTCGCCACTTATCCCGTTGCCGAGGACCCGGTTAAATGTTGCGCAGATCTCAAAATCAAGCCTTTACAGAAAGCCATAGAAGAATTTGAAATCGACCTGCTCATTACCGGGATTCGCCGTGATGAGCATCCCAGCAGGGCAGGGCGCAGATATATGGAAGTGCGCGATGATCCCGACCACACCTTGCTTAATCCCATCCTTGAATGGACTGAGATGGATATTTGGTCGTTCATCACCATGCACCAGATTCCGCATTGTGAGCTTTATGATCAGGGGTATCGTTCACTAGGATGTCAGCCTTGCACAGTTAAAGGCGGCAGCAGCGAGCGCGAAGGTCGCAGTGCAGCAAAAGAGCGCAATCTGGAACAGCTTACCTCCATGGGATATTTTTAA
- a CDS encoding uracil-DNA glycosylase — protein sequence MRVNFCLSSYDVDDSWRGFFTLPRMMELDRISSSIGKDFTPNADKVLRFCKIDLSKMKVIVLGQDPYPQMGVATGRAFEVGDIKAWAELKRNASLINILKLMHKNHLQADDVEGIAKIRTDIESGKFPVLPPKKLFTHLEEEGVLFLNTALTCQIDNSGSHTEIWRGFTTALLQYIAQKNSTAKWLLWGKDAQEFASFVPEAQKQTSYHPRLFNKTPGSFLGENHFADCPEINWVK from the coding sequence ATGAGAGTTAATTTTTGTTTATCCAGTTACGATGTTGATGATTCTTGGCGTGGATTTTTTACCCTTCCTCGGATGATGGAGCTGGACAGGATCAGCTCATCAATCGGCAAGGATTTTACGCCCAATGCTGATAAGGTTCTGCGGTTCTGCAAGATTGATCTTTCCAAGATGAAGGTGATTGTTCTTGGACAGGACCCCTATCCGCAGATGGGTGTTGCCACAGGCAGGGCTTTTGAGGTCGGTGATATCAAGGCTTGGGCAGAGCTTAAGCGTAATGCTTCATTGATCAATATTCTCAAGCTGATGCATAAGAATCATCTTCAGGCTGATGATGTTGAAGGCATCGCCAAGATCAGAACCGATATTGAGTCCGGTAAATTCCCGGTCCTGCCTCCGAAAAAACTTTTCACCCACCTTGAAGAAGAGGGTGTGCTTTTTCTGAATACCGCTTTGACCTGTCAGATAGATAATTCCGGCAGCCACACCGAAATATGGCGCGGTTTCACCACAGCTTTGTTGCAATATATTGCGCAGAAAAATTCCACTGCGAAGTGGCTGCTCTGGGGCAAGGATGCGCAGGAATTTGCATCATTCGTACCCGAAGCCCAAAAGCAGACCAGCTACCACCCACGTTTGTTCAACAAGACTCCCGGATCATTTCTCGGCGAAAACCATTTTGCTGATTGCCCGGAAATTAATTGGGTAAAGTAA